The genomic interval AGAAGACATTTGACTCAATTTGGGTGATTATTGACAGGCTTACAAAATCCGCCCATTTCATACCTGTAAGAACTACTTACAATGTATATAAGCTTGCAGAGATTTACGTTGCTGAAATTGTTAGATTACACGAGATACCATCTAGCATTGTGTCTGATAGAGATCCAAAGTTCACTTCTCGTTTGTGGGAAGCATTGCATGAGGCATTGGATACTAAATTGAGATTGAGATCCGCAGATGAGAACAACACAGAGCAGGAAGAAAAGTTATGCTGATCGACATAGGAGACCTCTGGAGTTTTAGAAGGATGAACATGTATTCTTGAGAGTGATgcctactactggagttggtagGGCATTGAAGACTAAGAAGCTTACTCCAAAGTTTATTAGACCATACCAAATTATTCGACGTGTGGGTCCAGTGGCTTATCAAATTGCTTTACCACCGAATTTGGCCAATTTATATGATGTGTTCCATGTATCACAATTGAGGAAGTACGTGGCTGATCCATCCCATATTATCGCGCCAAATGATATTCAATTGAAGGAGAATCTTACCTTCGAGGTCCCACCGATAAGCATCGCAGACAGAACTACCAAACATTTGAGGGGAAGGGAAATTCCATTGGTAAAGGTGATTTGGAACAAGATGACTGGGGATGCTACTTGGGAGTTGGAGGAGAATATGAGGGAGCTTTACCCAGATCTTCTAGATACCTCTTAGTTTCGAGGACGGAACTATTTTAAGGGGGTAAGTATTGTAACACcctttattttacttaattaatttaaaatccttagttttgtttattctttttgattaattttgtgtgacgatagtaagataattattcattggatgtttaattatttgatgaagtatttttatattaattattggaatttttattattaactaatttaaaCTCGTAGAAATATATGTCTAAGTGGCTAATGATTTGTACATTTCGAACTTACCATATGCATAtttgtggacgccttagtggctgaTTTAATTTTCCTCATTGATGGGTGACTTTTGTGTAGATGCCTTAGTGGCTGGCTATATctggatcatatatgtttaggagcatgcataagttgcatacattttatcgtcatttttatataattatttattctaagATGAGTTGCTACTTGagttatttagatacattttataacttttgatACACATTTgcgaattattaaaaaaaatattaatttctctaaatcttttattacaaaaaggttttatattttatggttgttaacttattatttggtttaatttatccgtgggatgaactgaccccttacaccaatatttaAGTACTAACGATCTCGAAGAGTTGCATGAGTGACGTTTGCTTGGCGCACGCGTGTGAGAAAAAtggtactttaataaaataataataatgtttgtaaTGATAAGACCAATGCGGtacattttttataagtttatttagTTTTCATCACcgattttaaatagaaatgcgGAGGTGGGGTCCTTCCGCTTGAAAAACctgaattattctattttaagacataagtgaacattttctacaattaataaattatatttgcaaaagtaataataataatatcagtTAAATTGCGTTGTgttcttttttaaaatgaaatcaaatttattgaTTATATGATGAAAtactttgttttaaaaaaaatcccgtttttgaaagaaaatgaatatttttaagtaatgtcttaGATCAAAATTCGGGGCGTTACATATCTCCCCTAATTGTTCTATTTGTCCACCATTCACATTCTTTCCTTCTCTTACTTTCCCTTTATCCTACCTAGATTTATTTTTCTGATCTTGGTTTGTATTCTTAACCGTTTGTGCAtcattattgtatttttaacgtgttatattattttaacaacttcatCTTATCATCCAGATAATTTagcaacttaattttattttgtaaacaaatttctcctattttttctccagatctaataaataaaaatcataataataaaaaaattataattaaaaaaaaagtaaattatattaataaaatcaaacaaaatacaataaattgaaagaaaaaaaagcatCAAAATTAATGAGGTTAAATAgatgtgtcaaaacaaataacgtaCTATATCATTTTAtcaagttaattttattttgttaacaacgtCCTCctattttgcaaataaattaaccacttaatttaaatttattaacaacTGCCTCCTATTTTTCCTCAAAATCtaataactaaattataataataataataataataataataataagaagtaaattatattaataaaatcaaacaaaaaacattaaattatagaataaaaaattatcaaattaaagaaaaaaatatcaaatttaaattaatgtatCTACCTAAATGATCTCGAGTTCCACACATATCGTCGAACTCATCTAGCTCTTTGAACGATTTGAGATTGTTTTGGTTGATCCTATTTTGATCATTATCCTTGTTGGCACGTGTATTATAACCACTACCACATGCCTCAATGTAATTTTGAGTGTCGGGGTTATACATGAAATCACAAATCTTACAAATTGTCATTGGAAAGATTCTTACAACCGTatttattttgatgtatttttttttcttcaattcaatgtattttatttgattttattaatataatttttttaattataattgtaattatttttatttattagatttggagaaaaaatagtcaaaaattgtttacaaaatataattaagttgctaatttatctacaaaataagATAGAGctgttaatataatataaatttattgataggggttgttaaaacaatataacgcattgtttgttttttattttgggaCATCTATTCAACTGccttattttttcttcaatttaatgtattttatttgattttattaatataatttttttataaatattttgattatttattatttattaaattaatcattattcaattgttaaaatgaaaaataaaaaaattaaaggtaaAAAAGTTTATCCTTCAAGTGATCGCAGGGAGAAGATGTAggagtttttatattttttcaaggTGTGGTATTTTGGCGACCTTTTACAAAAAAAgggatatttaaataaataaataaaaacttaatgTATTGTATGATTTTATCTTAACAATTAGTTatcatgttatttttattgGAGCCTTATACCTAATTTGTACAAAGTGGAAACAATTTTAAAGGTATACGACGAAACGTTCAAACCTATACCAAACGAAGGATATTGGCCAGAATATGAAGGTGTTAAAGTGTGCCACAATCCACTAATGCAGAGAGTCAAGAAAGGTCGCCCAAAGATCAAACACATTAAAACAGAAATGGACACTAAAGAAAGAGTCCCAAGAAAGTGTGAATTATGTCGGGTATAGAGTCGATAGTTTTGATCGGagcaaccatactttcatggtCCATGAGACGTTAAATCTAAGAGAAGGGTGTAACACctcgatttttaacagcgcgagtgtattttttttccaaaacaaattaataaaaacaaagaaataaagaagaacatacttttggataaatatttaagtcgtaacacaacgacaaaagtcaacaacatttacaagcagcagaaatagtttgaaataaaaatccaaagtatttaaagcAGCAAAAtgcaccggggctatgagatcTATCatacatagctcatacccctggggtattcctggaagacacctgtacaatagcactgcccaagaatcttaacttccccacgtcacatcaaaaagtggtacatggacccatcaaaataaaagtctagctgacaatattggtatagatatagtcttccaacatacaataaataaatccacaaaagaaagacctctagtccctatacagccatctaatctgatcatgactcaaaaaactttacaacccgggtgatctccacgcgccccgcaagatcctcctgacacggctccagtcaggtgtgtccaacctaCCTTCTcatctacagggtactaaccaGTGGGAAGATCCTAGTTcttatctgagggcaaagcccagatttccacaataattgtaaagggtcaccaaccgaaattaacaattaacatatagcatttagatttcaatgcataaaataacctttcaGCTTAAcatgcaccttgaaagggtttgcATATGCCAAACAAGCATAAAcagagttgaaaaatgaagttttaaacaaaattgcactgttgtattcgaatacatcatctctgtattcaaatacaaggctgtttcagaagttagtagcaaaaacaacatagttgtattcgactacataaaagtcagtagcaaaaacaacatagctgtattcgactacaaccttatgtattcgactacacagaaGTCAATAGCCAAATCAGGatggttgtattcgactacaactcagtgtattcgactaccacaTCAGAAAAATGTAGAATTCAGTTTTGAaacgtttcgaaaag from Cicer arietinum cultivar CDC Frontier isolate Library 1 chromosome 5, Cicar.CDCFrontier_v2.0, whole genome shotgun sequence carries:
- the LOC101512055 gene encoding uncharacterized protein, with amino-acid sequence MPTTGVGRALKTKKLTPKFIRPYQIIRRVGPVAYQIALPPNLANLYDVFHVSQLRKYVADPSHIIAPNDIQLKENLTFEVPPISIADRTTKHLRGREIPLVKVIWNKMTGDATWELEENMRELYPDLLDTS